From the Capnocytophaga sp. oral taxon 878 genome, the window TAATCATACAGCTCTTGCAAGCGCAAAGGTTTAGCGGCATGATACCCACCTATAGAGTGGTGAAAATATGAGGTACGTGCACCATTTACTCCTACTTCGGGTTCATACACACGGTAGTAACCTTTATCTTGTAGTATTTGTGCATCGGCAGGAGTGGCCTCAAAAGGATTGTTAAGCTGATATTTATCTACAAAACTATCTTTGTTTACATATCGTTTGGCTACACCTCCCAAATCAATAAAAAGAAGTACTAATACCCCTAATTGTAATCCCCATTGAGGGATTTTTTTGTACTGATACAAGCCTAAAGCTACCGCTGTAAGCAATATAAATACTGCCGAACGCAACACATCGGAGGTGTAGAGACTGCGGCGGTCATCTATTATCTTTTGCATAATATCGGCATCAAAATACTGCGCATAAGCAGCATCACTTGCTCCTGTAAAACTGAAGAAGTTCTTGATAAGAAGTAAGAAAGCCATTAAGCCTAAGCTAATGTATATACTGTACAGCAAGGGCTTTTTGCGTTCCTGCTCAGGTGTATTTATAAACTGATGTAAGCCTATAATTGCCAATACTGGTACACAAAGCTCCAACAGCACTTGTACAGAGGATACTGCGCGGAACTTGTTGTACAAGGGGAAGTAATCAATCATAAAATCGGTAAGGAAGCCGAAGTTCTTCCCCCAAGAAAGGAGTAATGCCATTACCGAGCCCCCTATCAGCCACCATTTGAGTCGGCCTTTTATTACAAAAATAGCCAATACAAACAAGAAGAACACTACGGCGCCTATGTAGGCAGGGGCAGCTACTATAGGCTGATCGCCCCAGTAAGTGGGTAGGTCTTTAAATACGGCATCAATACGATCGGGGGAGATGCCTTGCGGTACGAGGGTTTGCATCGCATATTGGTAAGTTTGGCTATCTCTGCCAAGAGCCTCGTGGTTAGAGCCTCCGTAAAGGCGTGGTACTATGAGGTTTAGTGATTCGGCTTTGCCATAACTGTATTCGGTAATATAGTCTTTGCTAAGTCCATTAATATGAGGTTTTGCTGTGCCATCGGGAGCTATTGTAAGTGTTGATTTGCCGCGGGTACTCCACTGGGCATATTCATTGGTAGATAGCAGCAGCGAGGCGTTGCAAAGGACACTTACCAGCAGGGCTACTACTAAGGCAGCTGCTGTTTTGCCCAAATGTATCCATTGTTTTTCTTTGATAATGAAGTATAGAAATCCTATACCTAATGGCAAGATGAGTAGCAGGAGGTAGTAGGTCATTTGGAAGTGGTTGGCACAGAGTTCCAATGCTAAGGCGACTGCTGTGAGGAGCCCTCCCCAGAGGTATTTGCGTTGGAATACGAGTAGTATGCCTGCCAGCACTGGTGCGAAGTAGGCTATGGCGTGGGCTTTGGCGTTATGCCCTGCGCCTAAAATAATAATGAGGTAGGTAGAGAGCCCAAAGGCAATAGCGCCAAGTAAGGCATTGCGGTAGTTCACTTTCAGCACTAATAGGAGGATGTAAAAGCCTATAAAGTAAAGAAAGAGATAATCGGCTGGGCGTGGTAAGAAGCGTAACGTTCTGTCGAGTTGTTTTACAAAATCATTGGGATATTGAGCCCCGAGCTGATAGGTGGGCATACCGCCAAAGGCACTGTTAGTCCAATAACTTTCGGTGCCGGCAGCCCTATAGTCATTACGTTCTTTAGCCATACCGGTGTACTGGGCTATATCACTTTGGAAGATGCCTTTGCCTTGCAATACGGGATAAAAAAAGGCTACTGCTATAAGGGCGAAGAGTCCTATTATTACAATATGGGGGAGTAGGGTATTAAATTTCTTCATAATCAATATATTCACCTACCTGCTTGGTAGTTTTAGGGTTTTTAGGGGTAGTATTATTGGTATTTTTGTGTGATTGGCTGTTGTTTTGTTGGCCGTAAGTATTCTGCCCATAAGGGTTT encodes:
- a CDS encoding YfhO family protein, which encodes MKKFNTLLPHIVIIGLFALIAVAFFYPVLQGKGIFQSDIAQYTGMAKERNDYRAAGTESYWTNSAFGGMPTYQLGAQYPNDFVKQLDRTLRFLPRPADYLFLYFIGFYILLLVLKVNYRNALLGAIAFGLSTYLIIILGAGHNAKAHAIAYFAPVLAGILLVFQRKYLWGGLLTAVALALELCANHFQMTYYLLLLILPLGIGFLYFIIKEKQWIHLGKTAAALVVALLVSVLCNASLLLSTNEYAQWSTRGKSTLTIAPDGTAKPHINGLSKDYITEYSYGKAESLNLIVPRLYGGSNHEALGRDSQTYQYAMQTLVPQGISPDRIDAVFKDLPTYWGDQPIVAAPAYIGAVVFFLFVLAIFVIKGRLKWWLIGGSVMALLLSWGKNFGFLTDFMIDYFPLYNKFRAVSSVQVLLELCVPVLAIIGLHQFINTPEQERKKPLLYSIYISLGLMAFLLLIKNFFSFTGASDAAYAQYFDADIMQKIIDDRRSLYTSDVLRSAVFILLTAVALGLYQYKKIPQWGLQLGVLVLLFIDLGGVAKRYVNKDSFVDKYQLNNPFEATPADAQILQDKGYYRVYEPEVGVNGARTSYFHHSIGGYHAAKPLRLQELYDYQIAQGNREVLNMLNVKYILMRNQQRQVQPMLNDEVLGNAWFVQKLTLKNTDDEVMQALTSFKPATEALATNADLKATIPTQYTVDSTATIKLKSYAPNVLVYESNNPNEGLAVFSEMYYPYGWKATIDGKEAPIYRVNYTLRAMVVPAGQHQIRFAFEPEVVQKGSYLTLAGGILLLLWAIGDAVIAVQSKKKEK